The genomic window CACTCTTTCTCAATTCTTCATGAGTCGGTGACATTGCACACCTCCTAAGAACGAAgtagaatgcaaaaaaaaaacaaaacaaaacaaaacaaaacaaatagtcATAGCGCATAGCAACTTGGTACCAAACTAAGAAAGTGGATTACAATGTCTTATCCCATGTATAGTTCCTTCAATTTCAATACCTTTTGGCCGATAGTAGCCATCGAATGAAGAATTAGCAGGAAAACTTTGTCGTAAGGAAACGATAACACTTACATACTGTGACATAATCCGTTGATCTGTCTAGCTACGCCATTCTGCAATCGAGGAATTTTCTAGGTAACCAATGAATTGTCTCTCGCTGTTGTGACTGGCATTTATTGACAGCAATTTATTCTTTAGTTCATCAAGAAAGATGCAAGCCTGGGCACATTTTCGCCCTCTGACGCATTTAAAATTCTAGACTTGAGTGACCTCTATTCTGcttttaagaaacattttcgCTTCTCTGAAAGACTTACGCTGCGGTCAAATACCTCTTGTGAGTAAACAAAGCTTCACATCAGTGGCTCAAGAACGCTTCGAAAAGCGCAAATTtcacagatgacgtcatcattacaGAAAGATTAAGCGCCGATTGGGAGGGAATTTCCCAAATGCGCTGCAGAATTATCAAGGTTGCATGCATGAAATTTTCTCAACAGCGTATTGCTATTAAGACGGCTAAGGTAAACGACGAAATTTCACCAACGTCAATTTGCTGTAACAGTCATTTTCTTGAGCCACAAAGGGAAGACTATAACAGATTTTATTGACTGTAAGTACAAGAAAGCAACTTGTGGTCCCTTGGCTAAATTGTTTCACGAAGAAAGGACTCGAAAGATTTTGAAGCGTAGCGAAGTGAACTGAACTCTACCAAGGGTCATGAACACAACGAAGATTGCGAAGACGGAAACGTTTCGCGATGACGTTCAGAGAGTCAATTTTATGATCACCGCTTAAGAGGGACAAGGTTTTCGGTCCAAATGTATATTATAGGCAGCTCTATCGACGCCAGGGAGCGCATTCTGCGCGAAGACTTTAACATACCAGTAATAAACGGAAACAGCAGCACCCATGGAAAAACGCCAGTCACAGCTACAGTGGAAAAGCCTTGTTTTGAACCTTACCACTTTGGCGCCAAAATATTTCGGTCCGCCATATTAGATGTCCTACACCAGGTGGTCGCTGCCAATGAAATTCAGATGAGAGGCTGCTTTGCCGAACTTGAAA from Pocillopora verrucosa isolate sample1 chromosome 8, ASM3666991v2, whole genome shotgun sequence includes these protein-coding regions:
- the LOC131778163 gene encoding uncharacterized protein isoform X1, with the protein product MYIIGSSIDARERILREDFNIPVINGNSSTHGKTPVTATVEKPCFEPYHFGAKIFRSAILDVLHQVVAANEIQMRGCFAELENETSPFEDSVLVARFDLSLVSKRAPFCWKSQDSNRTEYLGNNCAIKKDGSPAIADGL